The proteins below come from a single Acidimicrobiales bacterium genomic window:
- a CDS encoding AAA family ATPase: GVDQAEAARQVLTSGRRVEALVGPAGTGKTHTMATVAGVWQAAGGAVLGLAVAETAARTLAADSGIATVNTAKLLFEHAPRTRTEQLDRGGRGGTASSRGCWSSSTWGRPVAAACQPRAHVEGLPSGTTE; encoded by the coding sequence TGGGTGTCGACCAGGCCGAAGCGGCCCGCCAGGTGCTGACCTCGGGACGGCGGGTGGAGGCGCTGGTCGGCCCGGCCGGGACCGGCAAGACCCACACCATGGCCACGGTGGCCGGGGTGTGGCAGGCGGCTGGGGGTGCGGTGCTGGGGTTGGCGGTGGCCGAGACCGCGGCCCGGACACTGGCGGCCGACTCTGGTATCGCCACCGTGAACACCGCCAAGCTGCTTTTCGAGCACGCCCCCCGCACCCGAACTGAGCAGCTCGACCGGGGTGGCAGGGGTGGTACGGCATCGAGCCGGGGATGTTGGTCATCCTCGACGTGGGGGCGCCCGGTGGCAGCGGCATGTCAACCACGGGCCCACGTTGAGGGCCTCCCGTCCGGGA